Genomic window (Chryseobacterium bernardetii):
GTTCTTTAAAGTATATTTTCCATATTCAGCACGTTCTTTTCCCTGTTGCTCATCCTCAACAATAAGTTTTCCAATCTGCCAGTAAGTAAGCAGGAGTGTAGAATTCGCTATTCGAAAAACCTTTTCGCGCGACTGTCTAATGATCTCCTTTACGGATTGGAATAAAGAATCTTCGGAAATTTCCATCGTACGAAAATAAAAAAAACCTCTGACTTAGCAGAGGTTTTTATTCATATTTTGTTAATGCAATTAGTTTACACCGTGCATCATTTTCTTTAATACTGGTGAAAGTAAACCTAAGATTACAGAAGCAATACCACAAAGTACAACAAATACCATGAAGAATTCAAACAGGTTATGAATCTCAAATCCTACAAAAGTAGGGTTGTGTAATGGTAACTGAGCTTTTTCAAATGCTGCAGCCTGTTCAGCAGTTAAAGTTACTTTTTTATCTAAAACATCCTGTAAGTTTACCCCAATTTCCTGAGCTTTCTTGAACTTATCACCTGTAGCCGGGATAAGAGCTCCTAATGAACCAGCCAAAGCATATCCTGCTGCGTTGGAAATAAAGAATACCCCATATAATAAAGAAGCAAATCTTTTTGGGGCCAGTTTACCAACCAGAGATAATCCGATTGGAGAAAGACAAAGCTCACCACAAGTCTGGATAAAGTATAGAAGCATTAACCATTTGATTGCTAATAAACCTGAGTTTCCTAGATCTTTTACATTGTGTGCAATAATGAAATAAGAAAGTGCAATTACAGCAAGACCAATAGCTTGTTTAAGCGGAGATACGGGCTCTTTTCCGTTAGCTCTTAATTTATCCCACATTAAGCTGAAAGGGAAAGCTAATAGAACAACGAAAATTCCGTTAAAGATCTGAACCATTGAAGGTGGCATATTCCATCCAAAAATATTTCTGTCTGTCTGGTTGTCTGCGATAAATGTTAGCGAAGATCCTGCTTGTTCAAAAGCAGCCCAGAAGAAAATAATGAAGAATGAAACAATATAGATTACCCAGATTCTCTGTCTTTCCACTTTATTTTCAGCAGAAGTCATGATAAGGAATGCAAGAGAAATACCTGCAGCATAGATGAAAGGATAAATAATTCCTTTAATCATTTGCCCCATTTCCATCGAGTTAAAGCCAAGCTCACCTACCAATAGGTATCTGAATGCAAAGAAAAGAATAGCAAAAATTCCTACAGTAATTCCTAAAGATGCTCCTGAGAATTTCGCCGTCTGAGATTCACCTTCTTCAAAATCTGCAGTACTGTTATTTTTTGGTAATCCTCCGATAGGTCTTCCTTCCGGAGTTACAACATATTTATTTTTAAGGATAAAGAATGTTACAGTTCCAATTAACATAGCAATTGAAGCTGCCAGGAATCCCCATTTGAAAGCAAAGATATCTCTTACTCCCGTTGTAGCATCTTTTACGTCTCCTACATAAGGGCAAATAAACTGTCCTAAGAATGCTCCAATGTTGATCCCCATATAGAAAATGGTGAATGCAGAATCCAGTTTAGATTTTTCCTGTTTTGGATAAAGACTTCCTACCATTGAGGAAATGTTCGGTTTGAAGAATCCGTTACCAAAAATGATAACAAATAAAGCCAGCCACATAATAAGCTTAGCACTTCCAAGATCCGCAGAGAATGTTGATGCACTGATGAATAATAAAAACTGGCCAATGGCCATTAATGATCCCCCTACGATAATGGCAAATCTGTTTCCGATGTATTTATCAGCAATAAAACCTCCTAAAAGTGGAGTTAAGTAACATAAAGCTAAAAATCCACCATAGATAATTGCTGCATCAGCTTCTTTTATCAATAAGGAATTTACCATAAAGAGCGTCAAAAGAGCTCTCATTCCGTAAAAGTTGAAACGCTCCCACATTTCCGTTCCGAATAGAACCCATAATCCTTTTGGATGTCTGGAATTCTTATTCTCTACCAATTCATCCGGTTTCGGACTTATTGCTTCAATATTATCCATTCTATTGTTAATTTTTGTTAAGACTGACAAATATAGTTTATTTTGGGTTTTTGGCAAGGTTTTAATTTTATTTTTAAATAAAAAAGCTGCGGACACAGTCCGCAGCTTTCTATTCTTTATAAGATCAAGGATTAATGTCCTTTTTCCTTCATAATTTTATTTAATCTTTTTAACATTGAAAGACCTAAAAGTGTAGCAAATATTAACAAAGCGAAATTCACAAGGAAATAATTCGTTTTGTTTTCATAGTTGTACCATGTACTTGCCAGGATTCCGGAAAGCTTGTTTCCTACAGAGTTGGCAAGGAAGAATCCTCCCATCATTAAAGCTGTAATCCTTGCAGGAGAAAGCTTGGAAACGAATGAAAGTCCCATTGGCGAAAGACATAGCTCTCCAATGGTAATTACTCCATAACTCGCTACCAGCCATAAAGGGGAAACTTTTACAGAACCATTATCTCCAGCGATTACGGCTAAAACCATTACCAAACAGGATAATCCTGAAATAAATAATCCTAAAACGATTTTAGTTGGCGTTAGAGGCTCTTTTCCTCTTCTCCTTAACAATGCCCAGAATCCTACCACAACCGGAGTTAATGCAATTACCCAGAACGGATTGATGGATTGGAATAATTCAGTATTGTATAAATATACTTTATTTTCAGGTTTTTTTTCTAAAGCACTGCGCTGTTCCGGAGAGATGTTTTTAAAGTAAACATCTTTCCCCATTTCTTTTTTAGTGTCTCCGTTATCATCTTTTTGAGAACGGAACTGGTTGTCATAAACAGGAACTTCCTTATCTTCATAGCTCTTCCCGTCAACCATATAGATTCCTTCCAGAGGTTTTTCCAAAGAGGCAGGAACACTTCTGTCTGTATAATAATTAGCCCATCTCGTTAAAGCGGTACCATTCTGTTTGAAAACAGCCCAGAAGAACATACTGATAAGGAATACGGAAAGTAATGCCCCGATGGATGCTTTCTCATCAGGCTTAGCTTTAAAGTAAAGGGAAGCATAGAAATAAATAACAGGAACACAGGCGAAAATAAACGCATCTGTACTGTCACTTCCAAAAATATTATCAGGAATAAACCAACCGATAGCTCCGGCAGCAATAGCAGGAACGAATACTTTAATTAAAATCTCAGAAAGTTTCGTATCTCCTTCCTGTACGGGTTTCATCTGTGCGGCATGAATATAGTGTTTTCTTCCGATGGTAAAAATAATCATACCAATCAGCATTCCCACTCCGGCAGTAATGAAAGCTTCACCCCAACCGAATTTATTACGCATAAATGCCGCAATAATGTTACAGATAAATGCTCCGATATTGATTCCCATGTAGAAAATATTGTATCCGGAATCTTTGTTGGCTTTATAAGGCTCTTCAGAATAAAGATTTCCTAAAAGAGTAGAAATAGTGGGTTTAAAGAAACCGTTTCCGATGATAATTAATGCCAAAGAAGCATAAAATAAAGGTAATTCCTTAAAAACTCCCATTCCAATATATCCTGCAGCCATTAAAATACCGCCAAGATAAATAGATTTGATATATCCTAAAACCCTATCAGCCAAGAATCCCCCAATAAAAGGAGTAAGATAAGTTAATGCGATATAAGTTCCGAAAATGTCATCAGCAGTTTTGTCCGGCAATCCAAGACCTCCTTTCATACCAGCAGGTTCAATAACATACAGAACAAAGATTCCAAGAATCAGGTAGTACCCGAAACGCTCCCACATTTCTGTAAAGAAAAGGTAAGGCAGCCCTTTAGGATGTTTTGTCTTCATATATTCAAATTTCAATTTCCCCAAAAATAAGTTTTTAATTTCAATTGATAAAATAAATAATATACCCCGAAATGATTAATGAAATAAATGTAAAAATTTTGATAGAAGGATTAGTTTTTTAATATTGAACTCAATAAGCTATAAAATATCCGTAAATAAAAATCCCTTCCAGTTATTTGGAAGGGATTATATTTTAGTTTGTCATCAAACTATAAATTCTCTAAAATGAAATCCGTCATTTTCTGGTATAGCTGTGGCCTTGTCTGGCCACCATAGATGCCGTGGTTTTTATCCGGATAAGCCATGAAGTCAAACTGTTTTTTATTCTGGATCAAAGCTTCCGACAGTTCCATAGAATTCTGGAAATGTACATTGTCATCAGCCGTTCCGTGGATTAACAGGAATTTTCCTTTCAATAATTTTGCATATTCTGTAGGAGAATTTTTATCGTATCCATCAGGGTTTTCCTGAGGAGTTCTCATGAATCTTTCCGTGTATACAGAATCATAATATCTCCAGTTGGTTACCGGTGCTACGGCAATACCCATTTTAAAGACATCGGCTCCTTTCGTCATTGCTAAGCTGGTCATATAACCCCCAAAGCTCCACCCGAACATTCCAATTCTGCTCTTATCAATATAAGATTGGTTTCCGAACCATTTTGCAGCTGTAATCTGGTCTTCAGTCTCATATTTACCAAGGTTCATATAAGTAACTTTTTTATATTTTGCACCTTTATATCCTGTTCCACGGCCGTCTACACAGGCAACAATATACCCTTTTTGTACAAGGTGATTGAACCACATAGTGTTTCCATTGTCCCATGAGTTGGCAACCTGCTGAGATCCCGGGCCTGAATACTGGAACATGAATAATGGGTATTTTTTAGTAGGATCAAAGTTTTTAGGCTTCATTACCCATGCATTCATCTGATCGCCTGCAGCATTCGGAATGGTGATGAATTCTTTTTCAACAAAATTATCTGCTTTTAATTTCTGAAGCTGATCATTATTGTTCTGAAGTTCTTTAACTATTTTACCACTTCCGTCTTTTAATACATAGGTGTGAGGTCTTGCAGCTGTAGAAGAGGTTTCTATAAAATAGTTATAGTTTTTGCTGAAGTTGGCAGAATTATTTCCTTCTGCATTAGAGATCAGCTGAGACTTTCCGTTTTCAATATTTACTTTGGAAACCACTTTATTGATGCTTCCTTTTTCTGTAGTCTGGATATAGATTTCTTTAGATTTAGGATTGAAGCCATAATAATCTGTTACTTCCCAATTTCCTTTGGTAACCTGTTTTTTAAGTTTTCCATCCTTATCATACCAATATAAATGACGGTTTCCGTCTCTTTCAGAAGCCCAAAGGAAAGAGTCATCATCAAGGAATTCAATGGTAGGGCTGTCAGTTTCAATCCACTTATCATCAGTTTCCGTAAATAACTTCTGTACTGCTCCTGTTTTAGTATTTACTTTTAAAACATCCGAAGCATTCTGAACTCTCTCTGAAGTGATCAGAACCATTTCATCCGCTTTGGCAGTAGGGAAAACATTCTGAATATAATAATTTTTGAAAGAAGCTAAATTTAATGGAGTTACTTTATTGGTATCAAGACGATATAACTGTGCAGAAACTACAGAGTTTTTCTCTCCTGCCTTAGGATATTTGTAACGCATTTCTGCAGGATAAAGATTTTTTCCATAAATAGGAATATAAATTTCCGGAACCTGGCTTTCGTCAGATTTTACAAATACAAGAGCATCAGAATTCTTTGTCCATTCATACTGTCTTGCGTGTCCGAACTCTTCTTCATAAACCCAGTCTGCCAAACCGTTAAGAATTGCATTTTTCTTACCGTCAGTAGTAACCTGAGTAATTTTTCCGGATGATAAATCCTGGTAATATAAATTATTGTCTGCAATAAAAGCTACTTTTGTGGCATCAGGTGAAAAAGCAGGCTCCTGTACAGGCTTTCCGTCATTTAAACTGATTACTTTTCCTGTTTTTAAATCTTTAACGTCAAACTTTCCAAGGAAAGAATGTCTGTAGATAGGCTGCTTTTCTTTCAGTAAAAGAATTTTAGACTCGTCATCAGAAAATACATAACTTTCAAAACTTCCATCTACAATATTTCCTTCTTTTTGAGAAGTTTTATAAGAATATTTTGCAATTCCTGTAGGCTCAATAACAAGGTAATTTTCACCGTTTTTCATGGAAGTGATTCCCGCAATGCCTTTACCACGGTAGTATCCTGAATATATTTTATCTAATGTGATTTCCTGTGCAGAAACATTGTGAAATGCCGCTGCTATAGTAAGAGTTAAGAGTAGTTTTTTCATTTCTAATTTTAATGATTCCAAATTTAATGATTCTTACTTACATAACCATGAAACAAAACTAAAGGTACGGTTGTGATTTTTTATAAAAAAGACAATTTGGCAAAAAAATTGAATATATATAACTACCAATCAAATCAAAAGAATAATTATGGAAACGAATGCATACAACCAGAAACTGAACCGCTATGTATTAAACGACCGAATTGTTTATACAGGTTTTTCCAGTTTTGATGACGCCCAGCAATGCGCCAGCAAAAAAGGCGGAATATTAGTGGAAGTAGGATTTAAAGACGGAAACGATAATCCTGAAATTACAGATGAAGCCGGCTTGATAGAGAAAAAACTTCATTACTATGTGTATGCAGGCGATGAGTATAAATTTATCCATTCATCTGATCCCGGATTCAGAAAATACGCAGATGAACTTCAGAAGATTAAAGCAAAACAGTTACAATCTCCGCCAGATGAAAGATATTTAGCTAATTTTGAAATTGAAAATGCAGAAGACCCGATTATTGTGATTAAAAATGATCATTTTCAGTCGGTAACATCAAGAGAACGTTCAAAGTATTTGAAACATGCCAGAGTTTATGAACTAGGGGTATCCCTGCCAAAATCTTAAAAATTTTTATCATGAGCAAGACCAAATATTCAGATAAAGCTCAGGACAAAGTAGGAAAAGTAATGCACGAATTTAAGGAAGGAAAACTGAAATCTTCTTCCGGAAAAAAAGTGACAAGCAGAAAACAGGCAGTAGCCATCGGGATTTCTGAAGCAAGAGAAAAGGGCCTGAAAGTGCCTTCCCAAAAGAAAAGTAAATAATTTTAAATAAAAAATGCCCGGAAATTTTCCGGGCATTTTTTATGATAACGAAAATAACGGGTTAATTATTTTCTTACTTATAAAGCACTTTGTAATATTCATCCACCATTCTGTCACTATTGAAATGATCTTTTACATCGTTCATCGCATTGTGCTGGATTTTTCTCCATTGGTCCGGGTGATCGTAATACAAAGGAAGAATTTCGTTTTCAAGGATTTCATATAACTTATTCAAATCATAATTGTCCTGTTCGTAGATGCTCATATTGAGGTAATCTGCTTTTGGAACTACGAAAGAATTTTCTCCGTGTTTGGCAAATTCAGGAATCCATCCATCATCTGTAGATAAGTTAACAGAACCATTCATAGCAGCTGTCATTCCTGAAGTTCCGGATGCCTCTCTTGGAACCCTTGGATTGTTTAGCCAAAGATCAGAGCCCTGTTTTAACGATTTACTTAAAGAAAGCTCATAGCCGGTAAGAACCGCCATATTTTTATGGTTCCTGCTTTCTTCCACCAGAGTATTGAAAGTAGAAATTGCTGAATAGTCCATTGGATAAGGTTTCCCCGCCCAGATGATCTGTACCGGATATTTAGGATTGTTGAGAAGCCTGTAGAATCGGTCTTTATCATGTAAAAGCAGTTCTGCGCGTTTGTAACCCGCAAATCTTCTGGCCCATACGATAGTGAAAACATTAGGGTTGAATAAATTTCCGGTTTGGTCTGCCACAATACTGAATAGTTTTTTCTTTAAATGCTTTTTACGGTAATCGAAAACGGTATCATCATTTTCATCTTTCGCATTATAAAGCGTCTTGTCTGCCCAATATTTGAATTCCTGTGCATTGGTAATAGAAGTAATTTCACATATTCCGGGATATTTATTCCACATTGCACGGGAAACCACTCCATGAAGCTGAGAAACTCCATTGGCAATTCTTGCCATTTTAAGGGCGCAAAGAGAATGGTTGAAACGGTCATCATCCGTTCCTTCAATAGTTTTTACTTCTTCCATGCTATAGCCGGAGAAATAAGACATGTCGTAACATAATCTGAAGCTGTGCTTTTCATTTCCTGCTTCTTCCGGAGTATGAGTAGTGAAAACCAGTTTTTCTTTAACCTTATTAAGGTCGCCGTTGTATTTTCTTAATAAATAAAATGCTGCCGGAAGTCCGTGAGCTTCATTTAAATGGTAAACATCCCTTTCGGTATTTATTTCATCCAGTAACTTGGCCCCTCCTTTTCCCAGTAAGATGTATTGGGCAAGTTTAGTAGATTCATTAGCATCATAAAGTTTGTGGCAGATGGTTTTTGAAACATGATCGTTTTCAGGAACGTCTGTAGACAGAAAAAACATCGGGGCTGTGTTGAAAATTTCGGGATCAAGATACCATACCTTTACCCAAACAGGAGCACTGTGAATTTCAATTTGAAATTTTATTCCTGTATCCTCAAGAAAGCTGTACATCTTTCGGGTCCATACCGGTTGTAAAGTCTGGTCATGGTTTCTGGCCTGGTCATAATATCCGAATTTCCAAAGAATGCCAATTCCGATGAGATCCTGCTTCAGATTATAAGCACTTCTCATATGAGATCCTGCTAAGAATCCAAGGCCTCCTGAGTATATTTTCAGGACCTGCTCAAGGGCAAATTCCATTGAGAAATAGGCGGTTCTTTTTGAATATTGGGGATTGATGTTGTAGGGTATTTTAAAATTCCTAAAATCCATAGAATGCGGGTTTGTGTTTGAAAAGGCAAAGGTATTAATAATGAAAATAAACTCTATGTTAATTAATGAATAAATTAATTTTAAAAGTAAGTATTGAATAGTTTTTTTTCTTATCTTTAAGAATGTAAATTTGTGATTATCAAAAACTTTAACGGTGAAAGCCAGTAATTGCATGTGTTTAATTAAATAAAAAAAATCACACATGAAAAAAACGTTTTCTGATGAAGATCTGATCAAGAATCTGAGTTTATATTACCTGAACAGGCATTTGAAAAAAAAGCCTATAGAAAAGTATCACCGTACCATAGACGAGTCTCCGCTTCATGATCGTGAAAAATACCGAAAAAAATCTGAGATTCTTCTGCTCAATTCTTTTATGCATCATTTTCCTGATGTGAAATTTGAAAATCTTACCTGCGAAAGTCCGGACTTCATCGCAAAACTGAACGACAAAAAGATCGGAATAGAACTTACCGAAGTGATCAACCATCTGGAAATGAAGAAGGTGGAAAGTACTTTGAACAAAATGTTCCGTCAGGCAGAAATATTATTAGAGCAGGAAGACACTACGAAGTATCGTGGTGTTTATTTTTTAGAGTTTCACCCGAATATAAGGTTTGATAATTTAGAAGAACAGGAAGAGAATATTATTAACATCTACAAAAGTATTAAAAAGAATAAAGGAATAGGATGTGTGAAAAGGGTAAGGAAATCTTTTCACCGTAGAAATGTTTTCATTACTCACGAGTATAGTATGAATCTTTTTGATGAATTATGCTCAGAGAAAATCCTGGATCTTATTGAGAAAAAGAACGAAAAATTTCCTTACTATGATACTTCGGTAGATGAATGCTGGCTGGTGATTGTTTCTGATATGAATTCCATTGCATCAAGATATACTTTCATACAGGATAAAGACCATCTGAAAGAAGTAAAAAGTCCTTTTCATAAAATTTTTCATCTGGAAAATCTCTGTGGTAATATTACAAGTATAAAATAATAATTAATAGTGTTAATTTATTATTTAAATATGGTATTTGTTTTAAATTTAGTAAAAAATACCACTTTCCGTTGTTTTTGATTAAATATTAGGTATATTTGATATGTGTTGGGTATCGATCTGACACAAAACGACTTAACCATAAAAACAAATATATCTATGAGAAAAATTTTACTATTTACCTTTTTATACATTTCCCATTTCTTATACTCTCAGCAAGATTGTGCAACAGCGTTGGCTGTTTGTGGAAATTCTAATCTTACTTACAGCCCTTCGGGGTATGGTAATATCAAAGAAATGGTAAATTCCGGAACCTGTATAGATACATCCGGAGAACATAATTCCATCTGGTATAAAATTACGATTGCCACAGCAGGTACTCTTACATTTAATCTGGTTCCCAACAATCCGGATGCGGATTACGACTGGGCTATTTTCGGGCCTAACGTAAATTGCGGAAGTCTGGGATCTGCAATACGCTGTAATGCAGCAACAGTTATTGGAGTGGGTGCGGCTACCGGATTAAACATGACAAGCACCATTACAAATGCAGCCGGTGGGTCAACTACTCCTTATTGCCGGTATTTGGATGTTTTGCCAGGAGAAACGTACTATTTATTCATTGATAACTGGGTAAGCAGTACCAGTAGCACCACAGCTCCTTTTTCTTTAACATGGGGAGGAACTGCTACTTTGGCGTCTCCATTTACAGATCCTGCTATTCAGCCTTATCCTTTTATGCCACCAGGAATCCCGGCTGCTAATCCTGCAGACCCGCGAGAAGTTATTATCTGTGGGAACCCTGTTATATTTGATTTTACTACATTATCAGCAGGTATTGTTAATGGAAATCCCGGTTTTAGTGTAAGTTATCATACCAGTGCCAATGATGCATTAACAGTGAATAATCCTATTACAACCCCCTTACTGGTAAATACTACAACGGTCTACTATTATAGTATAAGTTATACAGATCCCGCCAATCCATCCAGTCCGCTTAATAAATGTAAACAGACTGGAACATTTAAATTTAAGGATGGCTCTATTACTCTAAAAAACGCGACATTAATAGAGTGTAACAACAATAATGCAGGAACTGCTCTTTTTGATCTGACAACAGCTGACGTTACAGCAGCAGCCGGCGTTTCAAAAAAATATTATAACAGTATGTTTGATCTTAATGCCGGAATTAATGAGATCACCAATCCGAATGCATTTATTTCAGCTGAAGGAGACGTGTATGTAAAAGTAACTTCCGAGTATGGGTGCAGTGCTGTTACCAAAATCACATTAAAATTCCATC
Coding sequences:
- the glgP gene encoding alpha-glucan family phosphorylase; translation: MDFRNFKIPYNINPQYSKRTAYFSMEFALEQVLKIYSGGLGFLAGSHMRSAYNLKQDLIGIGILWKFGYYDQARNHDQTLQPVWTRKMYSFLEDTGIKFQIEIHSAPVWVKVWYLDPEIFNTAPMFFLSTDVPENDHVSKTICHKLYDANESTKLAQYILLGKGGAKLLDEINTERDVYHLNEAHGLPAAFYLLRKYNGDLNKVKEKLVFTTHTPEEAGNEKHSFRLCYDMSYFSGYSMEEVKTIEGTDDDRFNHSLCALKMARIANGVSQLHGVVSRAMWNKYPGICEITSITNAQEFKYWADKTLYNAKDENDDTVFDYRKKHLKKKLFSIVADQTGNLFNPNVFTIVWARRFAGYKRAELLLHDKDRFYRLLNNPKYPVQIIWAGKPYPMDYSAISTFNTLVEESRNHKNMAVLTGYELSLSKSLKQGSDLWLNNPRVPREASGTSGMTAAMNGSVNLSTDDGWIPEFAKHGENSFVVPKADYLNMSIYEQDNYDLNKLYEILENEILPLYYDHPDQWRKIQHNAMNDVKDHFNSDRMVDEYYKVLYK
- a CDS encoding DUF6496 domain-containing protein, with translation MSKTKYSDKAQDKVGKVMHEFKEGKLKSSSGKKVTSRKQAVAIGISEAREKGLKVPSQKKSK
- a CDS encoding peptide MFS transporter yields the protein MDNIEAISPKPDELVENKNSRHPKGLWVLFGTEMWERFNFYGMRALLTLFMVNSLLIKEADAAIIYGGFLALCYLTPLLGGFIADKYIGNRFAIIVGGSLMAIGQFLLFISASTFSADLGSAKLIMWLALFVIIFGNGFFKPNISSMVGSLYPKQEKSKLDSAFTIFYMGINIGAFLGQFICPYVGDVKDATTGVRDIFAFKWGFLAASIAMLIGTVTFFILKNKYVVTPEGRPIGGLPKNNSTADFEEGESQTAKFSGASLGITVGIFAILFFAFRYLLVGELGFNSMEMGQMIKGIIYPFIYAAGISLAFLIMTSAENKVERQRIWVIYIVSFFIIFFWAAFEQAGSSLTFIADNQTDRNIFGWNMPPSMVQIFNGIFVVLLAFPFSLMWDKLRANGKEPVSPLKQAIGLAVIALSYFIIAHNVKDLGNSGLLAIKWLMLLYFIQTCGELCLSPIGLSLVGKLAPKRFASLLYGVFFISNAAGYALAGSLGALIPATGDKFKKAQEIGVNLQDVLDKKVTLTAEQAAAFEKAQLPLHNPTFVGFEIHNLFEFFMVFVVLCGIASVILGLLSPVLKKMMHGVN
- a CDS encoding T9SS type B sorting domain-containing protein, with protein sequence MRKILLFTFLYISHFLYSQQDCATALAVCGNSNLTYSPSGYGNIKEMVNSGTCIDTSGEHNSIWYKITIATAGTLTFNLVPNNPDADYDWAIFGPNVNCGSLGSAIRCNAATVIGVGAATGLNMTSTITNAAGGSTTPYCRYLDVLPGETYYLFIDNWVSSTSSTTAPFSLTWGGTATLASPFTDPAIQPYPFMPPGIPAANPADPREVIICGNPVIFDFTTLSAGIVNGNPGFSVSYHTSANDALTVNNPITTPLLVNTTTVYYYSISYTDPANPSSPLNKCKQTGTFKFKDGSITLKNATLIECNNNNAGTALFDLTTADVTAAAGVSKKYYNSMFDLNAGINEITNPNAFISAEGDVYVKVTSEYGCSAVTKITLKFHPVVAVQEAKLTECFIESNPSTGSFNLANAPVATPDNTKKYYPSESDAIHQTNEILNPMNYIAPNGVVYIRVTNNRGCYAVAKVNLVVTPPKYSGILKDKTICMESKTTLDAGPGFKSYQWSTGETTQTVTAGVGVYWVKLKTGDCYTTQTVKVMPSELPVISDIEVGNNKITVSVIGGTPPYTYSLDNITWQDSNVFTNLPRGEYKIYVKDNYNCTPIKVEIVVPNLINVITPNADGVNDVIDYSALSGKQNLVINIFDRYGTKIHQADKLNGYKWDGTLNGRRVPTGTYWYSVLWNENNTRNTPVKFTGWVLVKNRE
- a CDS encoding peptide MFS transporter, whose amino-acid sequence is MKTKHPKGLPYLFFTEMWERFGYYLILGIFVLYVIEPAGMKGGLGLPDKTADDIFGTYIALTYLTPFIGGFLADRVLGYIKSIYLGGILMAAGYIGMGVFKELPLFYASLALIIIGNGFFKPTISTLLGNLYSEEPYKANKDSGYNIFYMGINIGAFICNIIAAFMRNKFGWGEAFITAGVGMLIGMIIFTIGRKHYIHAAQMKPVQEGDTKLSEILIKVFVPAIAAGAIGWFIPDNIFGSDSTDAFIFACVPVIYFYASLYFKAKPDEKASIGALLSVFLISMFFWAVFKQNGTALTRWANYYTDRSVPASLEKPLEGIYMVDGKSYEDKEVPVYDNQFRSQKDDNGDTKKEMGKDVYFKNISPEQRSALEKKPENKVYLYNTELFQSINPFWVIALTPVVVGFWALLRRRGKEPLTPTKIVLGLFISGLSCLVMVLAVIAGDNGSVKVSPLWLVASYGVITIGELCLSPMGLSFVSKLSPARITALMMGGFFLANSVGNKLSGILASTWYNYENKTNYFLVNFALLIFATLLGLSMLKRLNKIMKEKGH
- a CDS encoding S9 family peptidase, producing MKKLLLTLTIAAAFHNVSAQEITLDKIYSGYYRGKGIAGITSMKNGENYLVIEPTGIAKYSYKTSQKEGNIVDGSFESYVFSDDESKILLLKEKQPIYRHSFLGKFDVKDLKTGKVISLNDGKPVQEPAFSPDATKVAFIADNNLYYQDLSSGKITQVTTDGKKNAILNGLADWVYEEEFGHARQYEWTKNSDALVFVKSDESQVPEIYIPIYGKNLYPAEMRYKYPKAGEKNSVVSAQLYRLDTNKVTPLNLASFKNYYIQNVFPTAKADEMVLITSERVQNASDVLKVNTKTGAVQKLFTETDDKWIETDSPTIEFLDDDSFLWASERDGNRHLYWYDKDGKLKKQVTKGNWEVTDYYGFNPKSKEIYIQTTEKGSINKVVSKVNIENGKSQLISNAEGNNSANFSKNYNYFIETSSTAARPHTYVLKDGSGKIVKELQNNNDQLQKLKADNFVEKEFITIPNAAGDQMNAWVMKPKNFDPTKKYPLFMFQYSGPGSQQVANSWDNGNTMWFNHLVQKGYIVACVDGRGTGYKGAKYKKVTYMNLGKYETEDQITAAKWFGNQSYIDKSRIGMFGWSFGGYMTSLAMTKGADVFKMGIAVAPVTNWRYYDSVYTERFMRTPQENPDGYDKNSPTEYAKLLKGKFLLIHGTADDNVHFQNSMELSEALIQNKKQFDFMAYPDKNHGIYGGQTRPQLYQKMTDFILENL